The following are encoded together in the Drosophila takahashii strain IR98-3 E-12201 chromosome X, DtakHiC1v2, whole genome shotgun sequence genome:
- the Pa1 gene encoding uncharacterized protein Pa1, translating into MATDVEPAANTADKFSANAEELEGYYLQLDAGGIPELQWQFPGRRAPSPEASGGSGGNSKELEPLNDAIEQEPQKANDFDFSDEVAPTQMRVRSQTSTPKSAKKKTANFAGVMETLKKKNAESS; encoded by the exons ATGGCAACCGACGTGGAGCCGGCGGCGAACACGGCGGACAAGTTTTCGGCTAATGCCGAGGAGCTGGAGGGCTACTATCTTCAACTGGACGCGGGCGGCATTCCGGAGCTCCAGTGGCAATTCCCGGGACGCAGGGCTCCCTCGCCGGAGGCTTCGGGCGGATCGGGTGGCAACAGCAAGGAGCTGGAGCCCCTGAACGATGCCATCGAACAGGA ACCCCAGAAGGCCAACGACTTCGACTTCAGCGACGAGGTGGCCCCCACCCAGATGCGCGTCCGCAGCCAGACCTCCACGCCCAAGTCGGCCAAGAAGAAGACGGCCAACTTCGCGGGCGTCATGGAGAcgctgaagaagaagaacgCCGAGAGCTCCTAG
- the dsh gene encoding segment polarity protein dishevelled, with protein sequence MDADRGGGGGGQETKVIYHIDDETTPYLVKIPIPSAQVTLRDFKLVLNKQNNNYKYFFKSMDADFGVVKEEIADDSTILPCFNGRVVSWLVSADGTNQSDNCSELPVSECELGITTRKQQQQVQQLQQQNVQMQQPITQQLQQQNVQQMSQQQNVQQQQHHQKMMVNPLLQPPPLTYQSASVLSSDLDSTSLFGTESELTLDRDMTDYSSVQRLQVRKKPQRRKKRAPSMSRTSSYSSITDSTMSLNIITVSINMEAVNFLGISIVGQSNRGGDGGIYVGSIMKGGAVALDGRIEPGDMILQVNDVNFENMTNDEAVRVLREVVQKPGPIKLVVAKCWDPNPKGYFTIPRTEPVRPIDPGAWVAHTQALTSHDSIIADIAEPIKERLDQNNLEEIVKAMTKPDSGLEIRDRMWLKITIPNAFIGADAVNWVLENVEDVQDRREARRIVSAMLRSNYIKHTVNKLTFSEQCYYVVNEERNPNLLMNRGQPGHLHPHQLQGLGHSGMSHADTESITSDIGPLPNPPIYMPYSATYNPSHGYQPIQYGIAERHISSGSSSSDVLTSKDISASQSDITSVIHQANQLTIAHGSNKSSGSSNRGGGGGGGGGNNTNDQDVSVFNYVL encoded by the coding sequence ATGGATGCGGACaggggcggcggtggcgggGGGCAGGAGACCAAGGTGATTTACCACATAGACGATGAGACGACGCCGTATCTGGTGAAGATCCCCATTCCCTCCGCCCAGGTGACGCTGCGCGACTTCAAGCTGGTGCTGAACAAGcagaacaacaactacaagTACTTCTTCAAGTCGATGGACGCGGATTTCGGTGTGGTCAAGGAGGAGATAGCCGACGACTCCACAATCCTGCCCTGCTTCAATGGTCGAGTGGTTTCCTGGCTGGTTTCCGCCGACGGCACAAATCAGTCGGACAATTGCTCCGAGCTGCCCGTTAGCGAGTGTGAACTGGGCATAACCACTAggaagcagcaacagcaggtgcagcagctgcaacagcagAACGTTCAGATGCAACAGCCGATCACAcagcagctgcaacagcagAACGTTCAGCAGATGTCGCAACAGCAGAAcgttcagcagcagcagcatcaccaGAAAATGATGGTTAATCCGCTGCTGCAGCCGCCACCGCTAACATATCAATCGGCCTCGGTGCTCTCGAGCGATCTGGACTCCACGAGCCTCTTTGGCACCGAATCGGAGCTCACTTTGGACCGCGACATGACCGACTACAGCAGCGTCCAGCGGCTGCAGGTGCGCAAGAAGCCGCAGCGTCGCAAAAAGCGGGCGCCCAGCATGTCGCGCACCTCCTCGTACAGCTCCATCACGGATTCCACAATGTCTTTGAATATTATCACTGTTTCTATTAACATGGAAGCGGTTAATTTTCTGGGCATCTCCATTGTGGGTCAATCGAATCGCGGTGGCGATGGCGGCATCTATGTGGGCAGCATCATGAAAGGAGGAGCGGTTGCCTTGGATGGTCGAATCGAACCGGGCGACATGATACTCCAGGTGAACGATGTGAATTTCGAGAATATGACCAATGACGAGGCGGTGCGAGTGCTCAGGGAGGTGGTGCAAAAGCCAGGGCCCATTAAACTGGTGGTGGCCAAGTGCTGGGATCCGAATCCCAAGGGTTACTTCACCATTCCGCGCACGGAGCCAGTGCGTCCGATTGATCCCGGCGCCTGGGTGGCGCACACCCAAGCGCTGACCTCGCACGACAGTATTATTGCGGATATAGCGGAGCCGATTAAGGAGCGACTGGACCAGAATAACCTCGAGGAGATCGTGAAGGCGATGACGAAGCCGGATAGCGGTTTGGAGATACGGGATCGCATGTGGCTCAAGATAACCATACCGAATGCGTTTATAGGCGCCGATGCGGTTAATTGGGTGCTCGAGAATGTGGAGGATGTGCAGGATCGAAGGGAGGCAAGAAGGATTGTCTCGGCGATGCTGCGGAGCAACTACATTAAGCACACCGTGAACAAGCTGACCTTCTCGGAGCAGTGCTACTATGTGGTCAACGAGGAGCGCAACCCAAATTTGCTAATGAATCGCGGACAACCGGGCCATTTGCATCCCCATCAGTTGCAGGGACTGGGACACAGCGGAATGAGCCACGCGGACACCGAGAGCATCACCAGCGACATTGGGCCGCTGCCGAACCCGCCCATCTACATGCCATACTCGGCCACCTACAATCCAAGTCACGGCTATCAGCCGATTCAGTACGGCATCGCCGAGCGGCACATCTCCTCTGGCTCGAGCAGCAGCGATGTGCTGACCAGCAAGGACATCTCGGCGTCGCAGAGCGACATCACCTCGGTGATCCATCAGGCCAATCAGCTGACCATCGCCCATGGCTCCAATAAATCCTCCGGCTCTTCAAATcgcggaggaggtggaggaggtggCGGTGGCAACAATACCAACGATCAGGACGTATCCGTATTTAATTACGTATTGTAG
- the Uros1 gene encoding uroporphyrinogen-III synthase — translation MTSRQRTVIIFKSESESSDLYAETLEKHDFQPVFVPTLSFGFKNLEELRGKLQNPDKYAGIIFTSPRCVEAVAESLNLGQLPGGWKMLHNYAVGEVTHNLATSTLDQLFTHGKQTGNARALGEFIVDTFDGSRELPLLLPCGNLATDTLLSKLAENGFSVDACEVYETRCHPELGANVERALEAYGESIEFLAFFSPSGVNCAQQYFASRQMSLDKWKLVAIGPSTRRALESQGLKVYCTAERPTVEHLVKVLLNPQDSRERLLKERERLAALENNN, via the coding sequence ATGACGAGTCGCCAGCGGACGGTGATAATATTCAAATCGGAGTCGGAGAGCAGCGATTTGTATGCGGAAACGCTGGAGAAGCACGACTTCCAGCCGGTCTTTGTGCCCACGCTGAGTTTTGGCTTCAAGAATCTGGAGGAGCTGCGCGGGAAGCTCCAGAATCCGGACAAATATGCCGGCATAATATTTACATCGCCGCGTTGCGTGGAGGCGGTGGCGGAATCCCTGAATTTGGGTCAACTACCAGGCGGTTGGAAGATGTTGCATAACTATGCGGTGGGCGAGGTGACCCACAATCTGGCCACGAGCACCTTGGACCAGCTATTCACCCACGGCAAGCAGACGGGAAATGCCCGGGCCCTCGGCGAGTTCATTGTGGACACCTTCGATGGATCGAGAGAGCTGCCGCTTTTGCTGCCCTGCGGCAATTTGGCCACCGATACGCTGCTCTCGAAGCTGGCCGAGAATGGCTTCTCCGTGGACGCCTGCGAGGTCTACGAGACGCGCTGCCACCCGGAACTGGGTGCCAATGTGGAGCGAGCTTTGGAGGCGTATGGCGAATCGATTGAGTTCCTGGCCTTCTTCTCGCCATCGGGCGTCAATTGCGCCCAGCAGTACTTCGCCAGCCGGCAGATGTCGTTGGACAAATGGAAGCTGGTGGCCATTGGACCGAGCACCCGGCGCGCCTTGGAATCGCAGGGACTGAAGGTCTACTGCACCGCCGAGCGGCCGACGGTGGAGCATCTGGTGAAGGTGCTGCTGAATCCACAGGACAGCCGGGAGCGGCTGCTCAAGGAGCGCGAGCGGTTGGCCGCCCTCGAGAATAACAATTAA
- the Moe gene encoding moesin/ezrin/radixin homolog 1 isoform X1, translating into MSPKALNVRVTTMDAELEFAIQSTTTGKQLFDQVVKTIGLREVWFFGLQYTDSKGDSTWIKLYKKVMNQDVKKENPLQFRFRAKFYPEDVAEELIQDITLRLFYLQVKNAILTDEIYCPPETSVLLASYAVQARHGDHNKTTHTAGFLANDRLLPQRVIDQHKMSKDEWEQSIMTWWQEHRSMLREDAMMEYLKIAQDLEMYGVNYFEIRNKKGTDLWLGVDALGLNIYEQDDRLTPKIGFPWSEIRNISFSEKKFIIKPIDKKAPDFMFFAPRVRINKRILALCMGNHELYMRRRKPDTIDVQQMKAQAREEKNAKQQEREKLQLALAARERAEKKQQEYEDRLKQMQEDMERSQRDLLEAQDMIRRLEEQLKQLQAAKDELELRQKELQAMLQRLEEAKNMEAVEKLKLEEEIMAKQMEVQRIQDEVNAKDEETKRLQDEVEDARRKQVIAAEAAAALLAASTTPQHHHVAEDENENEEELTNGDAGGDVSRDLDTDEHIKDPIEDRRTLAERNERLHDQLKALKQDLAQSRDETKETANDKIHRENVRQGRDKYKTLREIRKGNTKRRVDQFENM; encoded by the exons ATGTCTCCAAAAGCG ctAAATGTGCGCGTCACGACAATGGACGCGGAACTGGAGTTCGCCATCCAGTCGACGACGACGGGCAAACAATTGTTTGACCAAGTGGTGAAGACGATCGGCCTGCGGGAGGTTTGGTTCTTTGGACTCCAGTACACCGACTCAAAGGGCGACTCCACATGGATCAAGCTGTACAAAAAG GTGATGAACCAGGACGTGAAGAAGGAGAACCCCTTGCAGTTCAGATTCCGTGCCAAATTCTATCCCGAGGACGTCGCCGAGGAGCTGATCCAGGACATTACCCTGCGCCTGTTCTACCTGCAGGTGAAGAACGCCATACTGACCGACGAGATCTACTGTCCGCCGGAGACATCCGTGCTGCTCGCCTCGTATGCCGTCCAGGCGCGTCACGGCGACCACAACAAGACCACCCACACAGCCGGCTTTCTGGCCAACGATCGCCTGCTGCCGCAGCGCGTCATCGACCAGCACAAGATGTCCAAGGACGAGTGGGAGCAGTCGATCATGACCTGGTGGCAGGAGCACCGCAGCATGCTGCGCGAGGACGCCATGATGGAGTATCTGAAGATCGCCCAGGATCTGGAGATGTACGGCGTCAATTACTTTGAGATCCGCAACAAGAAGGGCACGGATCTCTGGCTGGGCGTCGATGCGTTGGGCCTGAACATTTACGAGCAGGACGACAGGCTGACGCCGAAGATCGGATTCCCGTGGTCGGAGATCCGCAACATTTCGTTCTCCGAGAAGAAATTCATCATCAAGCCGATCGACAAGAAGGCGCCGGACTTTATGTTCTTTGCGCCGCGCGTCCGCATCAACAAGCGCATCCTGGCCCTCTGCATGGGCAACCACGAGCTGTACATGCGTCGCCGCAAGCCGGACACCATCGATGTGCAGCAGATGAAGGCGCAGGCGCGCGAGGAGAAGAACGCCAAGCAGCAGGAGCG TGAGAAGCTGCAGCTGGCGCTGGCCGCACGCGAACGGGCTgagaagaagcagcaggagTACGAGGATCGGCTGAAGCAGATGCAGGAGGATATGGAGCGTTCGCAGCGCGACCTGCTCGAGGCCCAGGACATGATTCGCCggctggaggagcagctgaAGCAGCTGCAGGCGGCCAAGGATGAGCTCGAGCTGCGCCAGAAGGAGCTGCAGGCGATGCTGCAGCGCCTCGAGGAGGCCAAGAACATGGAGGCCGTCGAGAAGCTCAAGCTCGAGGAGGAGATCATGGCCAAGCAGATGGAGGTGCAGCGCATCCAGGACGAGGTCAATGCCAAGGACGAGGAGACCAAGCGCCTGCAGGACGAGGTGGAGGACGCCCGACGCAAGCAGGTCATTGCG GCCGAGGCCGCCGCCGCTCTGCTGGCCGCGTCGACAACGCCGCAGCACCACCACGTGGCCGAGGATGAGAACGAGAACGAGGAGGAGCTGACGAACGGCGACGCCGGCGGCGATGTGTCGCGCGACTTGGACACCGACGAGCATATCAAGGACCCCATCGAGGACAGACGCACGCTGGCCGAGCGCAACGAGCGCTTGCACGATCAGCTCAAG GCTCTGAAACAGGATCTGGCGCAGTCTCGCGACGAGACGAAAGAGACGGCAAACGACAAGATCCATCGCGAGAACGTTCGCCAGGGACGTGACAAGTACAAGACGCTCCGCGAGATCCGCAAGGGCAACACAAAGCGTCGCGTCGATCAGTTCGAGAACATGTAA
- the Moe gene encoding moesin/ezrin/radixin homolog 1 isoform X2, with protein MSPKALNVRVTTMDAELEFAIQSTTTGKQLFDQVVKTIGLREVWFFGLQYTDSKGDSTWIKLYKKVMNQDVKKENPLQFRFRAKFYPEDVAEELIQDITLRLFYLQVKNAILTDEIYCPPETSVLLASYAVQARHGDHNKTTHTAGFLANDRLLPQRVIDQHKMSKDEWEQSIMTWWQEHRSMLREDAMMEYLKIAQDLEMYGVNYFEIRNKKGTDLWLGVDALGLNIYEQDDRLTPKIGFPWSEIRNISFSEKKFIIKPIDKKAPDFMFFAPRVRINKRILALCMGNHELYMRRRKPDTIDVQQMKAQAREEKNAKQQEREKLQLALAARERAEKKQQEYEDRLKQMQEDMERSQRDLLEAQDMIRRLEEQLKQLQAAKDELELRQKELQAMLQRLEEAKNMEAVEKLKLEEEIMAKQMEVQRIQDEVNAKDEETKRLQDEVEDARRKQAEAAAALLAASTTPQHHHVAEDENENEEELTNGDAGGDVSRDLDTDEHIKDPIEDRRTLAERNERLHDQLKALKQDLAQSRDETKETANDKIHRENVRQGRDKYKTLREIRKGNTKRRVDQFENM; from the exons ATGTCTCCAAAAGCG ctAAATGTGCGCGTCACGACAATGGACGCGGAACTGGAGTTCGCCATCCAGTCGACGACGACGGGCAAACAATTGTTTGACCAAGTGGTGAAGACGATCGGCCTGCGGGAGGTTTGGTTCTTTGGACTCCAGTACACCGACTCAAAGGGCGACTCCACATGGATCAAGCTGTACAAAAAG GTGATGAACCAGGACGTGAAGAAGGAGAACCCCTTGCAGTTCAGATTCCGTGCCAAATTCTATCCCGAGGACGTCGCCGAGGAGCTGATCCAGGACATTACCCTGCGCCTGTTCTACCTGCAGGTGAAGAACGCCATACTGACCGACGAGATCTACTGTCCGCCGGAGACATCCGTGCTGCTCGCCTCGTATGCCGTCCAGGCGCGTCACGGCGACCACAACAAGACCACCCACACAGCCGGCTTTCTGGCCAACGATCGCCTGCTGCCGCAGCGCGTCATCGACCAGCACAAGATGTCCAAGGACGAGTGGGAGCAGTCGATCATGACCTGGTGGCAGGAGCACCGCAGCATGCTGCGCGAGGACGCCATGATGGAGTATCTGAAGATCGCCCAGGATCTGGAGATGTACGGCGTCAATTACTTTGAGATCCGCAACAAGAAGGGCACGGATCTCTGGCTGGGCGTCGATGCGTTGGGCCTGAACATTTACGAGCAGGACGACAGGCTGACGCCGAAGATCGGATTCCCGTGGTCGGAGATCCGCAACATTTCGTTCTCCGAGAAGAAATTCATCATCAAGCCGATCGACAAGAAGGCGCCGGACTTTATGTTCTTTGCGCCGCGCGTCCGCATCAACAAGCGCATCCTGGCCCTCTGCATGGGCAACCACGAGCTGTACATGCGTCGCCGCAAGCCGGACACCATCGATGTGCAGCAGATGAAGGCGCAGGCGCGCGAGGAGAAGAACGCCAAGCAGCAGGAGCG TGAGAAGCTGCAGCTGGCGCTGGCCGCACGCGAACGGGCTgagaagaagcagcaggagTACGAGGATCGGCTGAAGCAGATGCAGGAGGATATGGAGCGTTCGCAGCGCGACCTGCTCGAGGCCCAGGACATGATTCGCCggctggaggagcagctgaAGCAGCTGCAGGCGGCCAAGGATGAGCTCGAGCTGCGCCAGAAGGAGCTGCAGGCGATGCTGCAGCGCCTCGAGGAGGCCAAGAACATGGAGGCCGTCGAGAAGCTCAAGCTCGAGGAGGAGATCATGGCCAAGCAGATGGAGGTGCAGCGCATCCAGGACGAGGTCAATGCCAAGGACGAGGAGACCAAGCGCCTGCAGGACGAGGTGGAGGACGCCCGACGCAAGCAG GCCGAGGCCGCCGCCGCTCTGCTGGCCGCGTCGACAACGCCGCAGCACCACCACGTGGCCGAGGATGAGAACGAGAACGAGGAGGAGCTGACGAACGGCGACGCCGGCGGCGATGTGTCGCGCGACTTGGACACCGACGAGCATATCAAGGACCCCATCGAGGACAGACGCACGCTGGCCGAGCGCAACGAGCGCTTGCACGATCAGCTCAAG GCTCTGAAACAGGATCTGGCGCAGTCTCGCGACGAGACGAAAGAGACGGCAAACGACAAGATCCATCGCGAGAACGTTCGCCAGGGACGTGACAAGTACAAGACGCTCCGCGAGATCCGCAAGGGCAACACAAAGCGTCGCGTCGATCAGTTCGAGAACATGTAA
- the LOC108066929 gene encoding peptidyl-prolyl cis-trans isomerase G — protein MALRLRRDVQKASYYVWFLGAEEAKGLRGARVINSVLPYLVDRSRGQEPLKVTLQVSHKGIKIVQGASKHLIPHSAITSSVQTDDIVACVLLLYNPATKCPLHVHAYRCDSETTAEALHLQLQILINRPDNQKRFEELETRLGILPPIPMNGGNEKRHESNGNGKSSSSGGPGSHHHQLQSQQSGGGGGGYQGRRHETSSPKRFSSSLGSDTGNSTRESECSEEHAGLAGGSSPVSRSPPHGKQQQHPHSHSHPHPHPHPPHPPLHHPPLTPQQNSDLFDSLAAELRAKLNGNGPPLLLPPRDYDTVHRSKGNLTAIELRRCRNALIVGGSPKGPGGQGAAASGAATSGGGGVGGAANANGKQVSSRGSSGIGSDLAPSPERQELNSSSDDEHWSNEADNSVIALKPSQIALPHHGQLKRKSAVQPPEDSYLRDLPAKPYQPRPSERELERERERERERERERERDRERERDRERDRERDRERERERTKTPASISNKSWSREDEIKPIIMRPADYDAKFNRVMQQEQQLHANQPSHPAKLRDTDKYNEINRLLNKKLSHERERKPRSSRLEDNHHHHDDFEDSDQGSEPLQGGGAPIIHHHHSRKTENGNLTDKQKFMEYSVKKQQLLKSYGGAGEDQQRYRQQRYVEQPADHQLPLEGAGHNKYAAVHRGTGDLVGQRTTERIRHDRERDRERERDRDRERDQVDRERRRDHERERERDHSRDRNPYREAESLPYIQSMEKMMKSTGMRYGDASPKIRDQREREPPAQGSQRDRFHDAKDKFRAMEQRPGVNRYPDLDERDTPIHRDQRDPRDPRDPYRSSSRRRRGSVEPPSTYEQWSEEEEPPPVVVSEKSNRSRARSRGEWEPPEPAHPAPTRLMDRNIRDRERDRERERERERDYNREQSRDPYRHERGERGERVERERERERERPGGRARSREFLQNVETKNPSTTGSGRGHLERYPSPAATPIRSGEVGGGGGGGSSGGNSGKPLAQMPKGYRHSYAEPVFARSGGRVGLAAVNPY, from the exons CCACAAGGGCATCAAGATCGTCCAG GGGGCCTCGAAGCATCTGATTCCACACAGTGCCATAACCAGCTCCGTGCAGACGGACGACATCGTCGCCTGCGTGCTGCTGCTCTACAATCCGGCCACCAAGTGTCCGCTCCACGTCCACGCCTACCGCTGCGATTCGGAGACGACGGCGGAGGCGCTGCACCTCCAGCTGCAGATCCTCATCAACCGGCCCGACAACCAGAAGCGCTTCGAGGAGCTGGAGACCAG GCTGGGCATCCTGCCGCCGATTCCCATGAACGGCGGCAACGAGAAGCGACACGAGTCGAATGGGAATGGCAAGTCCTCGTCCTCAGGAGGACCGGGATCGCACCACCACCAACTGCAGTCACAACAgtcgggaggaggaggaggaggctacCAGGGTCGCCGGCACGAGACCTCCTCGCCCAAGCGATTCAGCAGCTCCCTGGGCAGCGATACGGGCAACAGCACCCGGGAGTCGGAGTGCAGCGAGGAGCACGCTGGCCTGGCCGGCGGATCTTCGCCAGTTTCTCGCTCACCGCCGCATggcaaacagcagcagcatccccactcccactcccatccacatccacatccacatccgccACATCCTCCGCTGCACCATCCGCCGCTGACGCCGCAGCAGAATAGCGACCTCTTCGATTCGCTGGCCGCCGAGCTGAGGGCCAAGTTGAATGGCAACGGACCGCCCTTGTTGCTGCCGCCGCGGGACTACGATACGGTGCACCGATCCAAGGGCAATCTGACGGCCATCGAGCTGAGGCGCTGCCGCAACGCCCTCATTGTGGGTGGTTCGCCGAAGGGCCCAGGTGGTCAGGGCGCGGCAGCCAGCGGTGCGGCAACGAGCGGCGGAGGAGGGGTGGGGGGAGCGGCCAACGCCAATGGCAAGCAGGTCTCCTCCCGCGGCTCCTCGGGCATCGGTTCCGACCTGGCCCCCAGTCCCGAGCGACAGGAGCTCAACAGCTCCAGCG ATGACGAGCACTGGTCGAACGAGGCGGACAACTCGGTGATTGCCCTGAAGCCGTCACAAATCGCATTGCCCCATCATGGGCAACTGAAGAGGAAGAGCGCCGTCCAGCCGCCGGAGGACAGCTATCTGCGGGATCTGCCAGCCAAACCATATCAGCCGCGTCCCAGCGAAAGGGAActggagagggagagggaaagggaaagggagagggagagggaaagggagagagacagagagagggaAAGAGATAGAGAAAGAGATAGAGAAAGGGATAGGGAGAGGGAAAGGGAGCGAACCAAGACGCCAGCTTCCATTTCGAACAAATCCTGGAGTCGCGAGGATGAGATCAAGCCGATTATCATGCGACCCGCCGACTACGATGCCAAGTTCAACCGGGTgatgcagcaggagcagcagctccaTGCCAACCAGCCCAGTCATCCGGCCAAGCTCCGGGATACGGACAAATACAACGAGATCAATCGGTTGCTGAACAAGAAGCTATCCCACGAAAGGGAACGCAAGCCGCGCTCCTCGCGGTTGGAGgataatcatcatcatcacgaCGACTTCGAGGATTCGGACCAGGGCAGTGAACCCCTGCAGGGAGGAGGAGCACCGATCATCCACCACCATCACAGTCGCAAGACGGAGAACGGCAACCTCACCGACAAGCAAAAGTTCATGGAGTACTCGGtgaagaagcagcagctgctCAAGAGCTACGGCGGCGCTGGCGAGGATCAGCAGCGGTATCGCCAGCAGCGCTATGTGGAGCAGCCGGCGGATCATCAACTGCCCTTGGAGGGAGCTGGTCACAACAAATACGCCGCTGTTCACAGGGGCACTGGTGATTTGGTGGGTCAAAGGACCACCGAAAGGATCCGACATGATCGGGAGAGGGATCGTGAACGCGAGAGGGATCGTGATCGGGAGAGGGATCAGGTGGATCGAGAGCGGCGAAGGGATCACGAAagagagcgggagagagaTCACTCGAGGGATCGCAATCCCTACAGGGAAGCCGAGAGCCTGCCCTACATACAGAGCATGGAGAAGATGATGAAGTCCACGGGCATGCGCTATGGCGATGCCAGTCCCAAGATCAGGGATCAGCGGGAGCGGGAGCCGCCGGCGCAGGGATCGCAGCGGGATCGCTTCCACGATGCCAAGGACAAGTTCCGGGCCATGGAGCAGCGTCCGGGGGTTAATCGTTATCCGGATTTGGATGAACGCGACACGCCGATACACAGGGATCAAAGAGATCCAAGGGACCCAAGGGATCCCTATAGGTCATCCTCCCGCCGGCGTCGCGGTTCCGTGGAGCCACCCAGCACCTATGAACAGTGgagcgaggaggaggaacctCCACCGGTGGTGGTAAGCGAAAAGTCCAATCGTTCGCGAGCCAGATCGCGCGGAGAATGGGAACCACCGGAACCAGCTCACCCGGCGCCCACCAGACTTATGGATCGAAATATTCGGGATCGAGAGAGGGATCGTGAGAGGGAGCGCGAGCGCGAGAGAGATTATAATAGAGAGCAGTCCCGGGATCCCTATCGCCATGAGAGAGGAGAGCGAGGAGAGAGAGTCGAAAGAGAGCGAGAGCGTGAGCGGGAGAGGCCGGGCGGAAGAGCCCGCTCCCGGGAATTCCTGCAGAATGTCGAAACGAAGAATCCATCGACAACGGGTTCGGGTCGCGGCCACTTGGAGCGCTATCCCTCGCCCGCGGCCACGCCCATCAGATCCGGAGAAGtgggaggcggcggcggtggtggttcTTCCGGCGGAAATAGCGGTAAACCACTGGCCCAAATGCCCAAGGGCTACAGACACAGCTATGCAGAGCCCGTGTTCGCCAGATCCGGAGGACGCGTGGGTCTGGCGGCAGTTAATCCCTATTAA